One stretch of Streptomyces sp. NBC_00443 DNA includes these proteins:
- a CDS encoding oxidoreductase, with product MNKVWLITGATSGFGRAIAQAALAAGDVVVGAARRPEGLDDLVAAHPDQVEALRLDVMETGAAEAAVQDVIARHGRIDVLVNNAGRTHVGAFEETTEQELRELFDVHVFGPVALTRAVLPHMRERRSGAIVQMSSMGGQMSFAGFSAYSGTKFALEGLSEGLADEVAEFGIKVLIVEPGSFRTALFQAGRAGASADSGLYAKVSETRGMVAGGDGTQQGDPAKAAALILAALEAEDAPLRLPLGDDGVSAVLGHLDQVRDDVLTWEKRTRATAFDN from the coding sequence ATGAACAAGGTGTGGCTGATCACCGGTGCGACCAGCGGCTTCGGACGGGCCATCGCCCAGGCGGCGCTCGCCGCGGGCGACGTGGTGGTCGGCGCGGCACGGCGGCCCGAGGGCCTGGACGACCTGGTGGCCGCGCACCCCGACCAGGTGGAGGCGCTGCGCCTGGACGTCATGGAGACCGGGGCCGCGGAAGCCGCCGTCCAGGACGTGATCGCGCGGCACGGCCGGATCGACGTCCTGGTCAACAACGCGGGCCGCACCCACGTCGGCGCCTTCGAGGAGACGACCGAGCAGGAGCTGCGCGAGCTCTTCGACGTGCACGTCTTCGGGCCGGTCGCCCTCACCCGGGCCGTGCTCCCGCACATGCGTGAGCGCCGCTCCGGGGCGATCGTGCAGATGAGCAGCATGGGCGGGCAGATGTCGTTCGCGGGCTTCTCGGCGTACAGCGGAACGAAGTTCGCGCTGGAGGGGCTGTCCGAGGGTCTCGCGGACGAGGTCGCCGAGTTCGGCATCAAGGTGCTGATCGTCGAGCCGGGCTCCTTCCGCACCGCGCTGTTCCAGGCGGGCCGGGCCGGGGCCAGCGCGGACAGCGGCCTGTACGCCAAGGTGAGCGAGACCCGCGGCATGGTCGCCGGCGGCGACGGCACCCAGCAGGGCGACCCGGCAAAGGCGGCGGCGCTGATTCTGGCGGCGCTGGAAGCCGAGGACGCCCCGCTGAGGCTGCCGTTGGGCGACGACGGGGTCAGTGCCGTGCTCGGCCACCTCGACCAGGTCCGCGACGACGTCCTGACCTGGGAGAAGCGCACGCGCGCCACGGCGTTCGACAACTGA
- a CDS encoding LysR family transcriptional regulator — MAMDVHVRDLRYFVTVAEELHFTRAAERLYVSQPALSKQVRALERQLGVELFRRAPQGVTLTEAGTALLPHARRVLDAWSQGAAALEAARAVARGTLVVGMSTSPGRGGLLPAIRSRFTATHPETALRLRQVSWEDPTAGLADGEAEVAFVWLPLPDAGRYGWTVVAQEPRLVALPEAHPLAARAEVDFTELLDEPFLALPASAGPLRDHWLALEERGGRLPRIGAEIASTEETYEALVAGLGVCLVAAGNAPLVSLGSVVTRPVRGLSASRYALAWRREDAGRPLVRAYAEACRRAAGRS; from the coding sequence ATGGCAATGGATGTTCATGTACGGGACCTGCGCTACTTCGTGACGGTGGCCGAGGAACTGCACTTCACGCGCGCGGCCGAGCGGCTGTACGTTTCCCAGCCCGCGCTCAGCAAGCAGGTCCGGGCGCTGGAGCGGCAGCTGGGTGTGGAGCTGTTCCGCCGCGCGCCGCAGGGCGTGACGCTCACCGAGGCCGGCACGGCACTGCTGCCGCACGCCCGGCGGGTGCTGGACGCCTGGTCGCAGGGGGCGGCGGCACTGGAGGCCGCGCGGGCGGTGGCACGCGGCACGCTGGTGGTGGGCATGAGCACCAGTCCGGGGCGCGGTGGGCTGCTGCCCGCGATCCGCTCCCGTTTCACCGCCACGCACCCGGAGACCGCCCTGCGGCTGCGGCAGGTGAGCTGGGAGGACCCGACGGCGGGCCTCGCGGACGGTGAGGCCGAGGTGGCCTTCGTGTGGCTGCCGCTGCCGGACGCCGGACGTTACGGCTGGACCGTGGTCGCTCAGGAGCCCCGGCTGGTCGCCCTGCCCGAGGCCCATCCGCTGGCCGCCCGCGCGGAGGTCGACTTCACTGAGCTGCTCGACGAGCCGTTCCTCGCCCTGCCGGCGAGCGCGGGGCCGTTGCGTGACCACTGGCTGGCGCTGGAGGAGCGAGGCGGGCGCCTGCCGCGCATCGGGGCGGAGATCGCGAGCACCGAGGAGACGTACGAGGCACTGGTCGCGGGGCTCGGGGTCTGCCTGGTGGCCGCGGGCAACGCCCCGCTGGTCTCGCTGGGCTCGGTGGTGACGCGTCCGGTGCGGGGGCTGTCGGCGAGCCGGTATGCGCTGGCCTGGCGGCGTGAGGATGCCGGGCGGCCACTCGTACGGGCGTATGCGGAGGCTTGTCGCCGGGCGGCGGGGCGGTCATGA
- a CDS encoding S1 family peptidase, with the protein MALHHHSDGPWRVRVDDEDGTPCGAGVLLDDRHVLTCAHVVRDAGAGPGGTTAHVRISSVACRPEWSRVGHVAPGTWVHRDDTQRGDVALLELDEPAGCGTRTTLWKAPISGGAVRVYGFPHADPVGMGTDARLAGSGGRQGEWGLLKRVREGDPWIEPGYSGAGVMALGGEFDGRVIGIVVADYVDGDAKAAWMLPTETVLSYLPRIGELGFFDGDPTDELGRTRGVLADDVLGDPLRLALTQELTRLLDSGWSGTVVVGTGGTTAVGDSWLVRLVRTADPATRATVSDDELTGAPGDTVLGLGVIDAAYDARGRSVADVCGYLARRFGLPGGDARAVARQLLRRRPPACLVVGGVDRAQNPEALVRDLLGQLAGRARSRGLRLVLGFEGTAPDGLAHDVSLDPEPIRGPAVGAVTAANAQGVVGLLAAEEDAAAALEQEWGVRFFAPPRLPPRAAPRLRVRLAVARVTEPSPELTAVHDRAVAARADVARYDREVRRLSGAHQDLSSTLELHRLRAARYFGDEDRRLAELHAPAARALQTVPIDLAAARRSVDRYVDEVNRRIEEG; encoded by the coding sequence ATGGCGCTGCATCACCACAGTGACGGTCCATGGCGCGTGAGGGTGGACGACGAGGACGGCACGCCGTGCGGCGCCGGCGTACTGCTCGACGACCGGCATGTGCTGACCTGCGCGCATGTGGTCCGGGACGCCGGAGCGGGCCCCGGGGGCACCACGGCTCACGTGCGGATCAGCAGCGTCGCGTGCCGCCCGGAGTGGAGCCGTGTCGGGCACGTCGCCCCGGGCACCTGGGTGCACAGGGACGATACGCAGCGCGGTGACGTGGCCTTGCTGGAACTCGACGAACCGGCCGGGTGCGGCACCCGCACCACCCTGTGGAAGGCGCCCATCTCCGGCGGTGCGGTGCGCGTGTACGGCTTTCCCCATGCCGACCCGGTCGGCATGGGGACGGACGCGCGGCTCGCGGGGTCCGGTGGCCGGCAGGGTGAGTGGGGGCTGCTGAAGCGGGTGCGCGAGGGCGATCCGTGGATCGAGCCCGGGTATTCGGGCGCGGGAGTGATGGCGCTGGGCGGCGAGTTCGACGGGCGCGTGATCGGCATCGTGGTGGCCGACTATGTCGACGGCGACGCGAAGGCGGCCTGGATGCTGCCCACCGAGACGGTGCTGTCGTATCTGCCCCGCATCGGTGAGCTGGGGTTCTTCGACGGCGACCCCACCGACGAACTGGGCCGCACCCGCGGCGTGTTGGCGGACGACGTGCTGGGCGACCCGCTGCGGCTCGCCCTGACGCAGGAGCTCACCCGGCTGCTCGACAGCGGCTGGTCCGGCACCGTCGTCGTCGGCACCGGCGGCACGACCGCGGTCGGCGACTCCTGGCTGGTGCGCCTGGTGCGCACGGCCGACCCGGCGACCAGGGCCACCGTCTCCGACGACGAACTCACGGGCGCGCCCGGCGACACGGTTCTCGGGCTGGGCGTCATCGACGCGGCCTACGACGCCCGAGGCAGGTCGGTCGCCGACGTGTGCGGCTACCTCGCGCGCCGGTTCGGGCTCCCCGGCGGGGACGCCCGCGCGGTGGCGCGGCAGTTGCTGCGGCGCCGGCCGCCCGCCTGTCTGGTGGTGGGCGGCGTGGACCGGGCGCAGAACCCGGAGGCGCTCGTACGGGATCTGCTGGGGCAGTTGGCCGGCCGGGCCCGGTCGCGGGGCCTGCGTCTCGTCCTCGGCTTCGAGGGCACTGCGCCGGACGGTCTCGCCCACGACGTGTCCCTGGACCCGGAACCGATCCGCGGACCCGCCGTCGGGGCCGTGACCGCCGCGAACGCCCAGGGCGTCGTCGGACTGCTGGCCGCCGAGGAGGACGCCGCGGCCGCACTGGAACAGGAGTGGGGCGTGCGGTTCTTCGCCCCGCCCCGGCTGCCGCCCCGCGCCGCGCCCCGGCTGCGGGTCCGGCTGGCCGTCGCCCGGGTGACGGAGCCCAGCCCCGAACTCACCGCGGTCCACGACCGGGCCGTCGCCGCGCGGGCCGACGTGGCCCGCTACGACCGCGAGGTGCGCCGGCTGTCCGGGGCCCACCAGGACCTCTCCTCGACCCTGGAACTGCACCGGCTGCGAGCGGCCCGGTACTTCGGCGACGAGGACCGCCGTCTCGCCGAACTGCACGCCCCCGCTGCCCGCGCGCTGCAGACCGTGCCGATCGACCTCGCGGCCGCCCGCCGGTCGGTCGACCGGTACGTGGACGAGGTCAACCGCCGTATCGAGGAAGGGTGA
- a CDS encoding protein kinase domain-containing protein, whose protein sequence is MCNRPDCGRGEIDEQGFCDACDRRPLPRDHAAPPVRVPEPVRGAGVGVAQVRPDPWYGLGLVDSDRGPEVPDVPLPSADPVAEEHRFCANPSCREPVGRGAAGEPGRTKGFCPRCGTRFDFAQPSGLTIADRYDVERVLGSGAYGAAYLVHDRNLATHVVLKALNKSVARTALHERDVLVGLRHDSIVRILGYEHEGPHLVLEYVPGVPLSAGDGDRLETLLAHGIRILQALDYLHARGLLHCDVKPLNIIRFREQSPAGALDRVRLIDFGAVRSQKDAGPVVAYTPPYAPPEGDPEHRRPTPGFDLYSLGMTLREMCHSRWTDRSVPGVDSLRLLLDRATDTEQPWRRFVSARQFAEQLSGVIRQVVAAAPAHRQVARPSALFGSMPESLHGGLGAARPLAHWVEARPGEDATLTMRAPFASPEPGDIAAALPAPLSDPDAPDMAGSAGRALAESRLALRRRDPALAERALAAAGLPDWHWLHAWYSGLIALAREDARSAARAFTTVREAVPGELIPQLALGLCAELRGDLAAARSHYGAVFDTTPALGAAGFGLARVHLLVGERTEAVGTAVRLAQEFRYEREARVAAVRLSVVILDGSAHRGPTGDDLERAGAGLDGLDVDAAAAAGLRAEIRYAHFLHHRDREQLSDAIRELGPHAPTEREYVALVDLANRLRPPLRWRRAGRRGRSGHSRFGGTPRTLSS, encoded by the coding sequence ATGTGCAATCGCCCCGACTGCGGGCGTGGCGAGATCGACGAGCAGGGCTTCTGCGACGCGTGCGACCGGCGCCCGCTGCCGCGCGACCACGCCGCGCCGCCGGTCCGTGTTCCCGAGCCGGTGCGGGGAGCGGGCGTCGGCGTGGCACAGGTGCGGCCGGACCCCTGGTACGGGCTCGGCCTGGTCGACTCCGACCGGGGCCCGGAGGTCCCGGACGTACCGCTGCCGTCGGCGGACCCCGTCGCCGAGGAGCATCGTTTCTGCGCCAACCCTTCCTGCCGGGAGCCGGTCGGCCGGGGCGCGGCCGGCGAACCGGGCCGGACGAAGGGCTTCTGCCCCCGCTGCGGGACCCGCTTCGACTTCGCCCAGCCCAGCGGCCTCACCATCGCCGACCGCTACGACGTCGAACGCGTCCTCGGCTCGGGCGCGTACGGCGCGGCCTACCTCGTCCACGACCGCAACCTCGCCACCCACGTCGTCCTCAAGGCCCTGAACAAGTCGGTCGCGAGAACCGCCCTGCACGAACGGGACGTCCTGGTCGGGCTCCGGCACGACAGCATCGTCCGCATCCTGGGCTACGAGCACGAGGGGCCGCATCTCGTCCTGGAGTACGTCCCGGGCGTGCCGCTCTCGGCGGGTGACGGCGACCGTCTCGAGACCCTCCTCGCGCACGGCATCCGCATCCTCCAGGCGCTCGACTATCTGCACGCCCGGGGCCTGCTGCACTGCGACGTCAAACCCCTGAACATCATCCGGTTCCGGGAGCAGAGCCCGGCGGGCGCGCTGGACCGGGTGCGGCTCATCGACTTCGGCGCGGTGCGCAGCCAGAAGGACGCGGGACCGGTCGTGGCGTACACCCCGCCGTACGCACCCCCGGAGGGCGATCCGGAGCATCGGCGTCCGACGCCGGGCTTCGATCTGTACTCCCTGGGCATGACCCTGCGCGAAATGTGCCACTCCCGCTGGACCGACCGCTCGGTGCCGGGCGTCGACTCGCTCCGGCTGCTGCTGGACCGCGCCACGGACACCGAGCAGCCCTGGCGACGGTTCGTGTCGGCGCGGCAGTTCGCGGAACAGCTCAGCGGCGTCATCCGGCAGGTCGTCGCGGCGGCGCCGGCCCATCGTCAAGTGGCGCGCCCGTCGGCCCTGTTCGGCTCGATGCCCGAGTCCCTGCACGGTGGCCTCGGCGCGGCCCGGCCCCTTGCCCACTGGGTCGAGGCGCGGCCCGGCGAGGACGCGACGCTGACGATGCGGGCGCCGTTCGCCTCCCCCGAGCCCGGCGACATCGCCGCCGCGCTCCCGGCCCCGCTGTCCGATCCCGACGCCCCGGACATGGCGGGCTCGGCCGGACGTGCCCTGGCGGAGAGCCGGCTCGCCCTGCGCAGAAGGGACCCCGCGCTGGCGGAGCGGGCGCTCGCGGCGGCGGGCCTGCCCGACTGGCACTGGCTGCACGCCTGGTACTCCGGCCTGATCGCACTGGCCCGCGAGGACGCGCGGTCGGCCGCCCGGGCGTTCACCACCGTACGGGAGGCGGTGCCGGGCGAGTTGATACCGCAGCTCGCCCTCGGCCTGTGCGCGGAACTCCGGGGCGACCTCGCCGCCGCCCGGTCGCACTACGGCGCGGTCTTCGACACCACCCCCGCACTCGGCGCGGCCGGCTTCGGACTGGCCCGCGTCCATCTGCTGGTCGGCGAGCGGACCGAGGCGGTGGGCACGGCCGTACGGCTGGCGCAGGAGTTCCGCTACGAACGCGAGGCGCGCGTGGCGGCCGTACGCCTCAGCGTCGTGATCCTCGACGGGTCCGCCCACCGCGGGCCCACCGGGGACGACCTGGAAAGGGCCGGGGCGGGCCTGGACGGCCTCGACGTGGACGCGGCGGCGGCCGCGGGACTGCGCGCGGAGATCCGGTACGCGCACTTCCTGCACCATCGCGACCGCGAGCAACTGTCCGACGCGATCCGCGAACTCGGCCCGCACGCGCCCACCGAGCGCGAGTACGTCGCACTGGTGGACCTGGCGAACCGGCTGCGCCCCCCGCTGCGGTGGAGAAGGGCCGGACGACGTGGAAGAAGCGGTCATTCCCGTTTCGGAGGAACACCCAGAACGCTAAGCTCCTGA
- a CDS encoding VWA domain-containing protein, producing MGLSFALEVDAPSDLAHDEQRADALVTVTARSAAEAEAHAVPDRPGAEILIMDRSLSMSGRKLDEAKRAMCAAIDTLRDGTYLGIVAGHHKAEVIFPATGGLARVDALTREDAKLRVVGQFAEGGTAIGQWLACAQHLFTSVAAAGTVRHAVLYTDGKDEHETAEQLGSVLTACTDQFVCDARGVGGDWHYAELLRITEALHGTAAAVVAVSDLTADFTRLMRQAQRIVVPRVYLGLRLNDRFQLAFVRQTRPVEAELTARQSQDGETHVPLGSWPPESRQYHVSLRFDPHALTVDEDLRAARITLHAERPDGTRRPCSDTAAMVVRRRSTPGFGIPRSANLTRVENERELGMAMRACADAHLRGDLERADRELRLATGLAQDLRDTVRLRLLRALATTGPDGRLRVRRDVSRAEIQRIGVDSTKTVAPRVDAAELPLPDVPLPPRECPQCRTASTSVSAKFCEECGHRFGDGAAGGQPVDAS from the coding sequence TTGGGGCTCAGCTTTGCCCTGGAAGTGGACGCGCCCTCGGATCTGGCCCACGACGAGCAGCGCGCGGACGCCCTCGTCACCGTCACGGCACGCTCCGCCGCGGAGGCGGAAGCGCACGCGGTCCCGGACCGGCCCGGCGCCGAAATCCTCATCATGGACCGGTCGTTGTCCATGTCCGGCCGGAAGCTGGACGAGGCGAAGCGCGCGATGTGCGCCGCCATCGACACCCTGCGGGACGGCACCTACCTGGGGATCGTCGCGGGCCACCACAAGGCCGAGGTGATCTTCCCGGCCACCGGCGGCCTGGCCCGCGTCGACGCCCTGACACGGGAGGACGCCAAGCTGCGGGTCGTCGGCCAGTTCGCCGAGGGCGGCACGGCGATCGGGCAGTGGCTGGCCTGCGCCCAGCACCTGTTCACGTCGGTGGCCGCTGCGGGCACCGTGCGCCACGCCGTGCTCTACACGGACGGCAAGGACGAGCACGAGACGGCCGAGCAGCTCGGCAGCGTACTCACCGCGTGCACCGACCAGTTCGTGTGCGACGCCCGGGGCGTGGGCGGCGACTGGCACTACGCCGAGCTGCTGCGCATCACCGAGGCCCTGCACGGCACCGCCGCGGCCGTCGTGGCCGTCTCCGACCTCACAGCGGACTTCACCCGGCTCATGCGCCAGGCGCAACGCATCGTCGTGCCCCGCGTCTACCTGGGCCTGCGCCTCAACGACCGGTTCCAGCTCGCCTTCGTACGCCAGACCCGCCCCGTCGAGGCCGAACTGACGGCACGCCAGTCGCAGGACGGCGAGACGCATGTCCCGCTGGGCTCGTGGCCCCCGGAATCCCGCCAGTACCACGTCTCCCTGCGCTTCGACCCCCACGCCCTCACCGTCGACGAGGACCTGCGCGCCGCCCGCATCACCCTGCACGCCGAACGCCCCGACGGCACGCGCCGGCCCTGCTCCGACACGGCGGCCATGGTGGTACGCCGTCGTTCGACACCCGGCTTCGGGATCCCCAGGTCGGCCAATCTCACCCGGGTCGAGAACGAACGCGAACTCGGCATGGCGATGCGCGCCTGCGCCGACGCCCACCTGCGCGGAGACCTCGAACGCGCCGACCGCGAACTGCGCCTGGCGACCGGCCTCGCGCAGGACCTCCGTGACACCGTGCGGCTACGGCTGCTGCGGGCACTGGCGACCACCGGACCCGACGGGCGGCTGCGAGTGCGCCGCGATGTCTCCCGGGCGGAGATCCAGCGGATCGGCGTCGACTCGACGAAGACGGTGGCGCCCCGGGTGGACGCGGCCGAACTCCCGCTACCCGACGTGCCGTTGCCGCCCCGCGAATGCCCGCAGTGTCGTACGGCGTCGACGTCGGTCTCGGCCAAGTTCTGCGAGGAGTGCGGGCATCGGTTCGGGGACGGCGCGGCGGGCGGTCAGCCGGTGGACGCGTCGTGA